The following are encoded in a window of Lactobacillus panisapium genomic DNA:
- a CDS encoding glycoside hydrolase family 1 protein encodes MEYFYLPKGFLWGAATSANQVEGAWNEDGKGMSIADCEQYQPQIDVTDYQKVNDMTTQKILTAIKDQSSRKWGKRHGVDFYHYYEKDLELLAQTGIKAIRTSIAWSRIFPNGDDTNPNKQGLEFYDRLFRKMHEVRIQPIITLSHYEMPLNLVMNYDAWYDPKLIDYFYRFAKTVIDRYHNQVKYWIPINEIDSIIRHPYSSAGLVKDRFPNKNFQEVIYQAMHYQFVASAKITKYIHQNYSDLQVGGMITSTMVYPYNSDPRNALAATEIMRESYLFSDVQIRGKYPNALFNKIKNLGLNIKMTQDELKLLSQNTADFVAFSYYSSVCAAYDTSNLQVTKANRTTGVYNKYLPENEWGWQIDPIGLRLTLINLYDRYQKPLFIVENGLGATDHLTPDGRVHDDYRIAFLKEHIREMLISLANDGIELIGYLIWGTTDMVSASTTQMSKRYGLIYVDLDDEGKGTNRRFIKDSFYWYQKLLHFGQKIPKSFLLEE; translated from the coding sequence ATGGAATATTTTTACCTACCAAAAGGGTTTCTATGGGGAGCCGCTACTTCGGCTAACCAAGTAGAAGGCGCATGGAATGAAGATGGGAAAGGCATGTCGATTGCTGATTGTGAGCAATATCAACCACAAATAGATGTGACTGATTACCAAAAAGTTAACGATATGACTACTCAAAAAATTTTGACCGCTATCAAAGATCAAAGCTCCAGAAAATGGGGCAAAAGACATGGTGTAGATTTTTATCATTACTATGAAAAAGATCTTGAACTGCTAGCACAAACTGGAATTAAGGCAATTAGAACTTCAATTGCTTGGAGTAGAATTTTTCCTAATGGGGATGATACTAACCCTAATAAACAAGGTTTAGAATTTTATGACCGTCTTTTTCGCAAAATGCATGAAGTCAGAATTCAGCCTATTATTACGTTATCCCATTACGAGATGCCACTTAATTTAGTAATGAACTATGATGCTTGGTATGATCCAAAGTTAATTGATTATTTTTATCGGTTTGCTAAGACTGTTATCGATCGGTATCATAACCAAGTAAAATATTGGATACCAATAAATGAAATTGATAGCATTATCAGACACCCATATTCTTCAGCTGGATTAGTCAAGGATCGTTTTCCTAACAAAAATTTTCAAGAAGTAATCTACCAGGCAATGCATTACCAGTTCGTTGCCTCTGCTAAGATAACGAAATACATTCATCAAAACTATTCTGATTTACAAGTCGGTGGGATGATCACCAGTACAATGGTTTATCCTTATAACAGTGATCCGCGAAATGCGTTAGCAGCAACAGAAATTATGCGTGAGAGTTATCTTTTTAGTGATGTTCAAATTAGGGGAAAGTATCCTAACGCCTTGTTCAATAAAATTAAAAACTTGGGACTCAACATCAAAATGACGCAGGATGAATTAAAGTTATTGAGCCAGAACACAGCTGATTTTGTTGCTTTTTCTTATTATTCCTCAGTTTGTGCGGCCTATGATACTTCAAACTTGCAGGTGACTAAAGCTAATCGGACAACTGGAGTTTACAATAAATACTTGCCCGAAAACGAATGGGGCTGGCAAATCGATCCGATTGGGTTACGACTAACATTGATAAATTTGTATGATCGTTATCAAAAACCTCTTTTTATTGTCGAAAATGGTCTTGGTGCTACGGATCACTTGACTCCTGACGGCCGTGTTCATGATGATTATCGCATTGCCTTTTTAAAGGAACATATCAGAGAAATGTTAATATCTTTGGCAAATGATGGAATTGAGTTAATTGGCTACTTAATTTGGGGGACAACAGATATGGTATCAGCGTCTACGACACAAATGTCTAA